From the Aquirufa lenticrescens genome, the window AACTTCATTAATCTTGTTGTTCTTCTTCCGCTCTTTTCAAGTCGTGTTCTTTGCGAATATCGTGGTCTTGGTGGGCATCGTGGCTTCATTAGCGACTATTGTGTTCTTTGGATTTAAGATCACGCTTCTATCTGGTTTAATACCTCCACTTATTGTCGTGATCGGAATTCCGAATGTGATTTTCTTATTGAATAAGTACCACGAGACCTATTTAGCAGGCAAAAGCAAGGAAGAATCCTTAATCGAAAGTGCATCAAAAGTGGGGAGAACGTTATTCTTAGCTAATTTGACTACTTCGATTGGTTTTGGGGTTTTTGCCTTTACGGGATCAGCTTTGTTAGTTGAGTTTGGGATTGTGGCCGCGTTGAATGTGATGATCACCTTCTTTGTTTCGCTAGTATTGATTCCTATTTTCTTTAGTTTTTTAGCTCCTCCACAGCAGAAAGATTTAGCGCATTTCGAGTCAGTGAGAGTGAACAAATTCTTAAACCGAGTGGATATTTGGGTGCTACATCACCGGAAGTTTATCTATGGGTTCATTTCGATCGTGTTAGTTATCTCTTTCTATGGCCTGAGTAAAATTCAAGCCGTGGGTTATATTGTGGACGATTTGCCACGGGATAATGCCATTTTTACGGATTTAAAGTTTGTAGAAGATCGCTTTAAGGGCGTCATGCCTTTTGAGGTGAATATCGATGCGTTTGAAAAAGGGAGAGCGTTGACGCCGGAGCTTTTGGCCAAAATAAAACGAACTGAAAAATTAGTTGCTAAGTATCCAGAATTCACCCAAGGCCTTTCCATTCTGACGGCCACTAAATACTTGTATCAAGTATACCGCGGCGGAGATCCTAAATACTTCACTTTACCGGGAATCGATGAATTAGCTAAGCTAAAAGACTTTCAATCGAGTCTTGATGGCAAAAACAACAATTTATTTGCTGGGTTCATCGATAAAGACAAACGTTTCACGCGCATCAGTTTCCAAATGCAGGATGCCGGAACGGTACGTACAAAACAATTATTTGATGAGATCCAGCCTAAAATCGACAGTATTTTTAGAACCGATATCGAATCGGGCGAATTACTCCCGAAAGGTGATAAAAGAGGTTACCAAGCCGATGTGACAGGTAATTCTGTGATTTATGCATTCCAAACAGAATACTTGCAAGTCAACCTCATCGAAAGTACCATTACAGCTATCATTTTGATTTGCATCCTGATGGCACTCTTATTCCGTTCATGGAAAATGGTATTAATTTCTACCCTACCGAGCTTAATTCCATTGATTATAACAGCTGGTCTGATGGGGTACTTCGGAATCGCATTAAAGCCTAGCACGATTTTAATTTTCTCCATTGCTTTCGGTATTTCCAGTGATGGTACCATCTATTTCTTGACTCGCTACAAAGAAGAGTGGGGTAAAAACAATCAAAACGTTCAAAGAGCCGTTCAAACGACTATTTTAAAAACAGGGGTTTCGATGTTCTACACAGCCATGATCCTGTTCTTTGGCTTCTTTATATTTACGGCATCTACTTTTAAAGGAACGCAGGCCTTAGGTATTTTGGTTTCAGTCACTCTATTGATGGCGATGATTTGTAACTTGATTTTATTACCAGCCTTCTTATTAGGATTAAATAAAAAAGAGATTTCCACCATTTTAGAGGAGGATTTGTAAATGGCTGAGACTAAACCTTCCTTATATACACTATCCTTCTTTTTGCTTTGCTTGAGCAACTTTTTGTTTTCAGCTAGTTTTTCGATGATAATTCCTGAATTACCGGATTATTTAGCGAGCCTCGGTGGAAAAGAATACATAGGCTATACCATTGCCTTATTCACGCTAGCTGCGGGATTATCTCGTCCCTTTTCAGGTAAATTAACCGATCATATTGGACGTATACCCATCATGGCCTTCGGTTCGCTTGTTTGTTTTATCTGCGGCGGACTTTACCCGCTATTGCATACTGTCCAGGGGTTTTTATTTCTACGTTTTATTCATGGAATGTCTACTGGGACTAAACCCACTGCAACGGCAGCTTATGTAGCAGATGTCATCCCGGAAGACCGCAGAGGAGAAGCTCAAGGTAGTTTAGGCATCTTTACAGCGACTGGAATGTCCATTGGGCCTGCGATAGGCAGTTTCTTAGCCTCAACATATGGTTTAGACCAAATGTTTTACATCTCATCCGTCTTTGCCCTAGCCTCCATCCTCATTTTAAGTCGAATGAAAGAGACGCTGCCAAAGGCTATGAAATCACGATTCAGTCTCTCCCTATTTCGGATTGGTTGGAAAGATGTGTTTGAACCCAA encodes:
- a CDS encoding MFS transporter: MAETKPSLYTLSFFLLCLSNFLFSASFSMIIPELPDYLASLGGKEYIGYTIALFTLAAGLSRPFSGKLTDHIGRIPIMAFGSLVCFICGGLYPLLHTVQGFLFLRFIHGMSTGTKPTATAAYVADVIPEDRRGEAQGSLGIFTATGMSIGPAIGSFLASTYGLDQMFYISSVFALASILILSRMKETLPKAMKSRFSLSLFRIGWKDVFEPKVIPVFWVMLFVSFSAGAMITLIPDTSKVVGWSNKGLYFTIYTISSIVIRFFFSKASDQYGRIPVLIFGCFMLSLSMFLLVFSANSYLLIASAVIYGIAWGFNTPTLAAWTNDLGDKNHMGRAMATMYIALEAGIGIGAYVSGEIYQGVASQIPIPFLLAALLSLLAFLLLWTKKRNWTYGI
- a CDS encoding efflux RND transporter permease subunit, which produces MKNAWNWIGKSILQFKFTLLGFILLLTIGLGFKASQIQLSYELAKILPASDERFQLYEGFKKKYGEDGAVMVIAVENPQIFSPVEFKAWRDLSNDVKKQAGIKNVLSLATLPELYIDSVEKKFKTRPLLDSTLTLNESNLVAFKSKLDQLPIYKNFLYTEDLKTHLLLITLDQKVINDKGRITLVRKIKALGEQYQAKMKHSVHMTGMPFIRTEYTSQVTKELSLFLGLAILVTSLILLFFFRSFQVVFFANIVVLVGIVASLATIVFFGFKITLLSGLIPPLIVVIGIPNVIFLLNKYHETYLAGKSKEESLIESASKVGRTLFLANLTTSIGFGVFAFTGSALLVEFGIVAALNVMITFFVSLVLIPIFFSFLAPPQQKDLAHFESVRVNKFLNRVDIWVLHHRKFIYGFISIVLVISFYGLSKIQAVGYIVDDLPRDNAIFTDLKFVEDRFKGVMPFEVNIDAFEKGRALTPELLAKIKRTEKLVAKYPEFTQGLSILTATKYLYQVYRGGDPKYFTLPGIDELAKLKDFQSSLDGKNNNLFAGFIDKDKRFTRISFQMQDAGTVRTKQLFDEIQPKIDSIFRTDIESGELLPKGDKRGYQADVTGNSVIYAFQTEYLQVNLIESTITAIILICILMALLFRSWKMVLISTLPSLIPLIITAGLMGYFGIALKPSTILIFSIAFGISSDGTIYFLTRYKEEWGKNNQNVQRAVQTTILKTGVSMFYTAMILFFGFFIFTASTFKGTQALGILVSVTLLMAMICNLILLPAFLLGLNKKEISTILEEDL